The following proteins are encoded in a genomic region of Blastopirellula marina:
- a CDS encoding glycoside hydrolase family 2 TIM barrel-domain containing protein — MHRLATIVISLLSAIVLQAYSHAAEVTLRQTQNGYQLLVDDKPFEIKGAGGDGDKELLAKSGGNAFRTWGIGDDTQARLDEAEAHGLKVALGIWLGHERHGFRYDDPAQVQKQLDDAKAAVLKFKDHPAVLLWGVGNEMEGFEKTTDPQVWQAVNDIAKMIHEADPHHPTMTVIAEIGGDKLPSIDRYCPDIDIVGINSYGGVTSIPQRYKQAGINKPYIVTEFGPPGTWEIASNDWGVPSELTSTEKAKIYRDAYAKLAADQHCLGSFAFTWGFKQEATATWFGMFLPDGTKMAAVDSMTEAWSGQSPANLCPRIDRLSIAGESVVEPGEEVKAHLSVVDPEGEQLQVQWVLFREMDEFNTMGDYRPAPPTFPDAIVERSIKEVTLKMPLIPGKYRLFAYIRDGKGGGAVGNVPLKVKGTVPSPSKDRGSQITLPLTVYGDNMNGTPFIPSGYMGDVDAIAMNEKATITPHAGETCLEVAYNKRGGWGGVVWQSPVNDWGDLPGGFDLSAADTLSFWARGRKGGEKVKFGYGLIDHNKPYFDTANSEAEFTLSSEWKQYRLPLTGRNPARIKTGFYWILAGTNEPITFYLDDIVYSSEGSSAEMGSPMPLPLNLTSDDTKNLPFVPSGYMGDTGAISMDEQSKSQPHTGQTCTKVTFSQADGWGGVVWQSPANDWGDKPGGYNLTEADQLTVWARGELGGERVKLGFGLLNKPDVAYPDSASAELEITLTDQWKAYHFDLTDKDVRHIKTGFFWTIAGQGKPVTFYLDDITYEQRSSLATTPTVE; from the coding sequence ATGCATCGATTAGCCACGATTGTTATCTCGCTTCTATCCGCCATCGTCCTGCAGGCTTACTCCCATGCCGCCGAGGTGACGCTCAGGCAAACACAAAATGGTTACCAGCTCCTGGTCGATGACAAACCGTTCGAAATCAAAGGTGCCGGAGGAGATGGCGACAAGGAGCTCTTGGCCAAATCGGGCGGTAATGCGTTTCGAACTTGGGGCATTGGTGACGACACACAAGCTCGACTCGACGAGGCCGAGGCTCACGGGCTGAAGGTCGCTCTGGGGATTTGGCTAGGGCACGAGCGTCACGGCTTTCGGTATGACGATCCGGCGCAAGTGCAAAAGCAGCTGGACGACGCAAAAGCAGCCGTTCTGAAATTCAAAGATCACCCTGCTGTCCTACTGTGGGGCGTTGGGAACGAGATGGAGGGATTCGAGAAGACGACAGATCCCCAAGTTTGGCAGGCCGTAAACGATATCGCCAAGATGATCCACGAGGCCGATCCTCATCATCCGACAATGACGGTGATCGCTGAGATCGGAGGAGACAAGCTACCGTCGATCGATCGATATTGTCCTGATATCGATATCGTTGGAATCAACAGTTACGGTGGTGTCACATCCATCCCCCAGCGATACAAGCAGGCCGGGATCAACAAGCCATACATTGTCACCGAATTTGGACCGCCAGGCACGTGGGAAATTGCCAGCAATGATTGGGGGGTGCCATCGGAATTGACCAGCACCGAGAAGGCCAAGATCTATCGTGATGCCTACGCTAAGTTAGCTGCCGACCAACACTGCCTCGGCTCGTTTGCATTTACTTGGGGCTTCAAGCAAGAAGCGACGGCGACCTGGTTTGGCATGTTCTTACCCGACGGAACGAAAATGGCCGCGGTCGATTCGATGACGGAAGCATGGTCTGGACAATCGCCGGCAAATTTGTGTCCGCGAATTGATCGACTTTCGATTGCAGGCGAATCTGTAGTCGAGCCTGGCGAGGAGGTGAAAGCCCATTTATCGGTTGTCGACCCCGAGGGTGAACAGTTGCAGGTGCAGTGGGTTTTGTTTCGCGAGATGGACGAATTCAACACGATGGGCGACTATCGCCCTGCACCTCCGACGTTCCCGGATGCAATCGTCGAGAGAAGCATAAAAGAAGTGACACTTAAGATGCCACTGATTCCGGGCAAGTACCGTTTGTTTGCCTACATTCGTGATGGGAAAGGAGGAGGCGCCGTTGGCAACGTTCCTCTCAAGGTGAAAGGGACAGTCCCATCACCTAGCAAAGATCGAGGATCGCAAATTACGCTTCCTTTAACCGTCTATGGTGACAACATGAACGGCACACCGTTCATCCCCTCGGGGTACATGGGGGACGTCGATGCAATCGCCATGAACGAAAAAGCCACCATTACGCCACACGCCGGGGAAACGTGCCTGGAAGTCGCTTACAACAAACGAGGCGGTTGGGGCGGTGTCGTATGGCAAAGCCCTGTCAACGATTGGGGGGATCTACCGGGCGGTTTCGATCTGTCCGCGGCTGACACGCTTTCCTTCTGGGCTCGCGGCAGAAAGGGAGGCGAGAAAGTCAAGTTCGGCTACGGTTTGATCGATCACAACAAACCTTACTTCGATACGGCCAATTCAGAAGCCGAGTTCACCTTGAGCAGCGAATGGAAGCAGTATCGCTTGCCACTTACCGGTCGCAATCCAGCAAGAATCAAGACAGGCTTCTATTGGATATTGGCCGGAACCAACGAGCCGATCACCTTTTACTTGGACGACATTGTCTATTCGTCGGAAGGCAGTTCCGCCGAGATGGGCTCTCCGATGCCGTTGCCGTTGAACCTAACGAGCGATGATACGAAGAACCTCCCGTTCGTTCCCTCCGGTTATATGGGAGATACTGGTGCGATTTCGATGGACGAGCAATCCAAATCGCAACCCCATACCGGCCAAACCTGCACGAAAGTCACGTTTAGTCAGGCTGATGGATGGGGTGGTGTTGTCTGGCAAAGCCCAGCCAATGACTGGGGAGATAAGCCAGGAGGCTATAACCTGACCGAAGCCGACCAACTAACGGTCTGGGCTCGTGGCGAATTAGGCGGGGAACGCGTGAAGCTGGGCTTCGGTCTGCTGAATAAGCCAGACGTCGCCTACCCAGATTCGGCCTCAGCTGAGCTCGAGATTACGCTTACCGATCAATGGAAAGCATATCACTTCGACCTGACGGACAAGGACGTCAGGCACATCAAGACCGGCTTCTTCTGGACCATAGCAGGCCAAGGGAAACCGGTCACGTTTTACCTGGACGATATCACGTACGAGCAACGTTCGTCGCTCGCAACTACTCCGACTGTGGAATAG
- a CDS encoding rhodanese-like domain-containing protein, translating to MRALILMGVVTFFLMEGTYLLAADKGNPIIDYQGFTKQVEEVGKLREKRRISEETFLGMIKDKKTILLDARSGPMYKLLHVRGAVNLSLPDFTEEALAEIIPTKDTRVVIYCNNNFKNEPAAFAPKAPAASLNIHSFNALHSYGYTNVYELKPLLDRATTKIPFEGTQLKQQTLNATPLPIPQSE from the coding sequence ATGCGTGCGTTGATTTTGATGGGAGTAGTTACGTTTTTCTTGATGGAAGGAACTTACTTGCTGGCCGCGGATAAAGGAAATCCGATCATCGACTATCAAGGATTTACCAAGCAAGTCGAAGAAGTGGGCAAGTTGCGTGAGAAGCGTCGCATCTCGGAAGAGACTTTCCTTGGGATGATCAAGGACAAGAAGACAATTCTCCTCGATGCCCGAAGCGGGCCGATGTACAAGTTGTTGCATGTCCGAGGAGCAGTGAATCTTTCCTTGCCGGATTTCACCGAAGAAGCGTTGGCAGAGATTATTCCCACGAAAGACACCCGAGTGGTGATCTATTGCAACAACAACTTTAAGAACGAACCAGCCGCGTTTGCTCCCAAAGCCCCAGCCGCTTCGCTAAACATCCATTCGTTCAATGCACTACACAGCTATGGCTACACAAACGTTTATGAATTGAAGCCGTTGTTAGATCGTGCGACGACGAAGATCCCGTTCGAGGGTACGCAGCTTAAGCAGCAGACGCTCAATGCAACTCCGCTTCCTATTCCACAGTCGGAGTAG
- a CDS encoding Gfo/Idh/MocA family oxidoreductase, whose protein sequence is MNPSESTRRSFLKTSAAGVAAGSLALQANKAKAADANSKLRIGFVGVGGRGFGAHVKSLSKIAKEGANIELVAVCDVYDANRNRAADYIEQENGGKVARYVDFREMYAKENLDAVSIGTPDHWHAIQAIEGMKAGMHVYCEKPMVKQVEEAIELVKVWKDSGKVMQVGVQGTSLPVWDAAREKVNEGMLGKVLMYQTEYFRNSDIGQWRYYKLSKDMSPKTIDWKRFLGVEEGLAEDQPFDRAVFAQWRRFWEFGSGMYTDLFVHRTTQMMKATGLRYPARVTGSGGLYLEYDGREVPDVATVVAEFNEGAQGLVTATMGASETPVQQLIRGHFGSIVFDDPSFDEFSFVPERPQVTHISPTELPYEKQVIRPEKRAPKDQTKAHFENWIKAIEDNTPETCNNPPDLGAAAIVLVNLGARSYREGKIYRFDDQKMEISEADGSWSKQWEKRSKERGTPSHVAGWKAGDKGSTIENPDYQSLEGPWIDGKDPAA, encoded by the coding sequence ATGAATCCATCTGAATCGACACGTCGATCCTTTCTGAAAACTTCTGCCGCCGGTGTTGCGGCCGGCTCGCTTGCTTTGCAAGCCAACAAGGCCAAAGCGGCTGATGCTAACTCGAAGCTGCGAATCGGCTTCGTCGGTGTCGGCGGTCGTGGCTTTGGCGCTCACGTTAAGAGCCTCTCGAAGATCGCCAAAGAAGGTGCCAACATCGAACTGGTTGCCGTCTGCGACGTGTACGACGCCAATCGCAATCGCGCTGCCGATTACATCGAACAAGAGAACGGCGGCAAGGTCGCACGCTATGTCGACTTCCGTGAAATGTACGCCAAGGAAAACCTGGACGCCGTTAGCATCGGCACGCCCGACCACTGGCACGCAATTCAGGCCATCGAAGGCATGAAAGCCGGCATGCATGTCTACTGCGAAAAGCCGATGGTCAAGCAGGTCGAAGAAGCGATCGAATTAGTCAAGGTCTGGAAAGACAGCGGCAAGGTCATGCAGGTTGGCGTCCAGGGAACGAGCCTTCCGGTTTGGGATGCGGCTCGCGAAAAGGTCAACGAAGGGATGCTTGGTAAAGTGCTCATGTACCAAACCGAGTACTTCCGCAACTCCGATATCGGTCAGTGGCGTTACTACAAGCTATCCAAAGATATGTCCCCTAAGACGATCGACTGGAAGCGATTCCTCGGTGTTGAAGAAGGACTGGCCGAAGATCAACCGTTCGACCGTGCTGTCTTCGCCCAATGGCGACGCTTCTGGGAATTTGGTTCTGGGATGTATACCGACCTGTTTGTGCATCGCACGACCCAGATGATGAAGGCGACCGGCCTGCGTTATCCAGCACGTGTTACTGGAAGCGGTGGTTTGTACTTGGAATACGACGGTCGTGAAGTGCCAGACGTCGCCACGGTTGTCGCCGAGTTCAACGAAGGTGCACAAGGTCTGGTCACCGCGACCATGGGTGCTTCGGAAACCCCGGTCCAACAGTTGATTCGTGGTCACTTCGGATCGATTGTCTTTGACGATCCTTCGTTCGATGAGTTCTCGTTCGTCCCAGAACGTCCTCAGGTCACGCACATCAGCCCGACCGAACTGCCGTATGAAAAGCAGGTCATTCGCCCTGAAAAGCGTGCTCCTAAAGATCAAACCAAGGCTCACTTCGAGAACTGGATCAAGGCCATCGAAGACAACACGCCGGAAACCTGTAACAACCCGCCAGACTTGGGTGCCGCCGCGATCGTGCTGGTCAACCTGGGTGCTCGCAGCTACCGCGAGGGTAAGATCTATCGCTTCGACGATCAGAAGATGGAAATCAGCGAAGCAGACGGATCATGGTCGAAGCAGTGGGAAAAGCGTTCCAAAGAACGCGGCACCCCTTCACATGTCGCCGGTTGGAAAGCAGGCGACAAAGGTTCGACCATCGAAAACCCAGACTACCAAAGCCTGGAAGGTCCTTGGATCGACGGCAAAGACCCTGCCGCTTAG
- a CDS encoding isochorismatase family protein — protein sequence MSLLRTFTCLLGLLCSTSLLADDLSMTLRYQEPTELNSDRFHQLTREESWKPQHTAIIVCDMWDLHHCRNAVLREQEFAPRLNEVLNKAREQGVTIIHAPSGCMKHYQDHPARTRAQLTPKASHIPDGITSWCYQIPAEEQGIYPVDQSDGGEDDDPQEHADWAKQLESRGLNPRAPWTRQTEALTIDPDKDFISDQGDEVWSILAAADIDNVILAGVHTNMCVLGRPFGLRQLAKNGKNVVLMRDMTDTMYNPGAWPFVSHFSGTDRIISHIEKYVCPTVTSDQIVGGESFRFAKDDRPQVVVVMAEDEYDTNQTLPEFATHYLGKDFRVSYVFGNAEERNDIPGLDLALESADAVLLSVRRRALPTNQMVALRKFIAAGKPVIGIRTACHAFSLRGQGAPDGTETWDKFDPEVFGGNYHNHHNNKLTSQVSPIATAKDHPILTGVSQDSFTQYGSLYKTSPLAEGTTVLLKGKIEEYPAEPVAWTFQRADGGQSFFTSLGHKTDFENPSFQRLLLNSVYWATGLNVPREFDLTVPTPPAKKI from the coding sequence ATGTCGCTACTCCGCACCTTTACGTGTCTGCTTGGTCTGCTCTGCTCGACTTCTCTGCTGGCGGACGATCTTTCGATGACCCTTCGTTATCAAGAACCGACCGAGCTGAATAGCGATCGATTCCATCAGCTCACCCGCGAAGAAAGCTGGAAACCGCAGCACACTGCGATCATCGTTTGTGATATGTGGGACCTGCATCACTGCCGAAATGCGGTACTTCGCGAGCAAGAGTTCGCGCCTCGGTTGAATGAAGTGCTGAACAAGGCTCGGGAGCAAGGGGTCACCATTATCCACGCCCCCAGTGGATGCATGAAGCACTACCAGGACCACCCGGCCAGAACACGTGCCCAGCTGACTCCCAAAGCTTCCCATATACCGGACGGGATTACTTCCTGGTGCTATCAAATACCCGCGGAAGAGCAGGGGATCTATCCAGTTGATCAGTCCGATGGTGGCGAAGATGACGATCCCCAGGAGCACGCCGATTGGGCCAAGCAACTTGAATCGCGCGGACTGAATCCAAGGGCTCCGTGGACACGTCAAACCGAAGCGTTGACGATCGATCCCGATAAAGACTTCATCAGCGACCAAGGGGATGAAGTCTGGAGTATCCTGGCCGCGGCAGACATCGACAACGTCATCCTGGCTGGCGTACATACAAACATGTGCGTCCTGGGACGCCCGTTTGGCTTGCGGCAGCTTGCTAAAAACGGCAAGAACGTCGTGCTGATGCGCGACATGACCGACACCATGTATAACCCAGGAGCATGGCCCTTTGTCAGTCACTTCTCAGGTACCGACCGGATCATTTCGCACATCGAGAAATACGTTTGTCCGACCGTCACCAGCGATCAGATCGTGGGAGGTGAATCATTTCGATTCGCCAAAGATGATCGTCCGCAGGTTGTGGTCGTCATGGCGGAAGACGAGTACGACACCAATCAAACACTCCCAGAGTTTGCTACTCATTATCTGGGAAAAGACTTCCGTGTGAGCTATGTCTTTGGCAATGCCGAAGAGCGAAATGACATCCCGGGTCTCGACCTGGCGCTTGAGTCAGCGGATGCTGTGCTGCTAAGCGTTCGTCGCCGCGCCTTACCCACAAACCAAATGGTGGCCCTGAGAAAGTTCATCGCAGCCGGAAAGCCAGTCATCGGTATTCGCACGGCCTGCCATGCGTTTAGCTTGCGAGGGCAAGGTGCACCAGATGGAACGGAAACTTGGGACAAGTTCGATCCCGAAGTGTTCGGCGGGAACTACCATAATCACCACAACAACAAGCTCACCTCTCAGGTCAGCCCAATCGCAACGGCGAAGGATCATCCCATTCTGACCGGCGTTTCTCAAGATTCATTCACGCAATACGGTTCACTCTACAAGACATCCCCACTCGCCGAAGGCACGACCGTACTACTCAAGGGAAAGATCGAAGAGTATCCCGCTGAACCCGTGGCTTGGACATTCCAACGAGCCGACGGAGGACAATCGTTTTTCACTTCGCTGGGCCACAAAACCGACTTCGAAAACCCGTCGTTCCAACGCTTGCTTCTCAACAGCGTCTATTGGGCAACCGGCCTGAACGTGCCAAGAGAATTCGACTTGACGGTACCAACTCCACCAGCAAAGAAGATTTAG
- a CDS encoding sialidase family protein — MICSNSLSRRGFLATAAALALPISSGNAASSRDLIQGITRETLWKNRDGNSITWFHPRACLVPRPSADPLVLMTLQQISGSDYFGPVHWTSTEDQGKTWTDPVEIEGFGRKPVEGHAGLEEGVCDVVPQYHPQTDTTLALGHCVFYRGPKFSRGDQLSRFPMYCVRSADGTWSDRKKLLWNDPRGSHIYTNNCGQRVVLPNGDILLAFTFGAGESHRMVAGVRCGFDGETLTVREVGPPLENKVKRGLLEPSMTEFQGRYYLTIRAEDDRGYVSVSDDGLNWEAKQAWSFDDGELLTMSTTQQHWMTHADALYLVYNRRAANNTGVMRWRSPLFICQVDPKRRVLLKETERVALPLVGDGVNAPNEVALMGNFHVVNASPSESWITVGEWLPKHGARGNTLLARVAWSRPNGALAKLK, encoded by the coding sequence ATGATTTGTTCGAATTCGCTTTCCCGCCGTGGTTTTCTGGCCACTGCCGCCGCTTTGGCCTTACCTATCTCCTCTGGCAACGCCGCTTCTTCCAGGGATTTGATTCAAGGAATAACTCGCGAAACATTGTGGAAGAATCGTGACGGCAATTCGATCACGTGGTTTCATCCGCGGGCTTGCCTGGTTCCACGACCGTCGGCTGATCCACTGGTATTGATGACCTTGCAGCAGATCAGCGGTTCCGACTATTTCGGACCGGTGCATTGGACTTCAACCGAAGATCAGGGAAAGACATGGACCGATCCTGTTGAGATCGAAGGCTTCGGACGCAAACCGGTTGAAGGTCACGCAGGGCTTGAGGAGGGGGTATGCGACGTCGTTCCGCAGTATCATCCGCAAACCGATACGACGTTGGCTTTGGGGCACTGCGTATTTTATCGTGGCCCCAAGTTTTCGCGCGGCGATCAGTTGTCTCGCTTCCCGATGTACTGTGTTCGATCGGCGGACGGAACGTGGAGTGATCGTAAGAAGCTGCTGTGGAACGACCCGCGTGGCAGTCACATCTATACCAACAATTGTGGTCAGCGCGTCGTGCTGCCAAATGGAGATATTTTGTTGGCGTTTACTTTTGGCGCTGGAGAGAGTCATCGAATGGTGGCCGGAGTCCGTTGCGGTTTCGACGGAGAGACGCTGACCGTTAGAGAAGTCGGGCCGCCGCTCGAAAATAAAGTCAAACGAGGTTTGCTCGAACCATCAATGACCGAGTTTCAGGGACGCTACTACTTGACCATTCGAGCTGAAGATGACCGTGGCTACGTATCGGTTAGTGACGACGGTTTGAACTGGGAAGCGAAGCAAGCTTGGAGTTTTGACGACGGCGAGCTGTTAACAATGTCGACCACACAGCAGCACTGGATGACCCACGCGGACGCTTTATATCTGGTGTACAACCGAAGGGCAGCGAACAACACCGGTGTCATGCGGTGGCGTTCTCCGCTGTTCATTTGTCAGGTTGATCCGAAACGTCGTGTGCTGTTGAAAGAGACGGAACGTGTAGCCTTGCCCTTGGTCGGCGATGGCGTCAACGCTCCGAACGAAGTCGCCTTGATGGGGAACTTTCATGTCGTGAATGCTTCGCCGAGTGAGTCGTGGATTACCGTTGGCGAGTGGTTACCCAAACACGGTGCCCGAGGGAACACGCTGTTGGCGAGAGTGGCCTGGTCGCGCCCCAATGGAGCGTTGGCGAAGCTTAAGTAG
- a CDS encoding RtcB family protein: protein MTIFANEKVPIEPAAVRELNSMLTLHETVEAVHAVMPDRFAEVPLIRNVALTPDFHKASGIPVGTVLETSGFVVPQAIGNDINCGMRLHRTNLDADEVKQRADELETACRSMFFEAGRRIPMAWEHREAMLLSGIEGLFDVVDASFDEGMWSYFHRTDREDTLSRIDRNGNLQAGNIYGLESLLGKPGRISRDSQIGSIGGGNHFVEFQRVERILNGQVAHAWGLEAGMVTVMVHTGSVSVGYACGSFYRSKVREVHPTGISHPENGIYVLPIAPDVDDTGAIFWDTMSNAANFAFANRMFLGLMAWASLEQCLGETTFDLIYDAPHNMIWKEDKDGHETYVHRKGACPARGYDAMADTPFAHYGEPVLVPGSMGASSYLLAGNGFAGTNQSAAHGAGRAVSRGASMKGFEREFEAFMRQFRVVTPVDFRRQEISQRRDIMQKKLAELRQEAPFAYKGIGPVIETIKDAGMARPVAELRPIMTVKG, encoded by the coding sequence GTGACCATTTTCGCTAACGAAAAGGTCCCGATCGAACCGGCGGCAGTGCGAGAATTAAACTCGATGCTGACACTACACGAGACGGTAGAAGCTGTTCATGCGGTGATGCCGGATCGCTTTGCGGAAGTGCCGCTGATTCGAAACGTTGCGCTAACGCCCGACTTTCACAAGGCGAGTGGGATACCTGTGGGAACTGTCTTGGAAACCAGCGGGTTTGTTGTTCCCCAGGCAATTGGCAACGATATTAACTGCGGCATGCGTCTGCATCGAACCAATCTTGATGCCGACGAAGTGAAGCAGCGAGCTGACGAATTGGAAACTGCATGTCGTTCGATGTTCTTCGAGGCTGGGCGAAGAATTCCGATGGCCTGGGAGCATCGGGAAGCGATGTTGCTCTCGGGGATTGAAGGCTTATTCGATGTAGTGGATGCCTCGTTCGATGAGGGAATGTGGAGTTACTTTCATCGAACGGACCGAGAGGATACTCTCTCGCGTATCGACCGAAATGGCAATCTTCAAGCAGGTAACATCTATGGCTTGGAAAGCTTGCTGGGAAAGCCGGGCCGTATCTCCCGAGATAGCCAGATTGGCTCGATCGGCGGAGGGAACCACTTTGTCGAGTTTCAACGCGTCGAACGTATTCTTAATGGTCAGGTAGCCCACGCTTGGGGGCTTGAAGCGGGAATGGTAACGGTGATGGTTCACACCGGCAGCGTGTCGGTTGGCTACGCGTGCGGTAGTTTCTATCGCAGCAAAGTCCGTGAGGTTCATCCGACGGGCATTTCTCATCCTGAGAACGGTATCTACGTTCTACCTATAGCGCCCGACGTGGATGACACCGGCGCAATCTTCTGGGATACGATGTCCAATGCAGCTAACTTTGCTTTCGCCAATAGGATGTTTCTGGGGCTGATGGCCTGGGCAAGTCTGGAACAATGCCTTGGAGAGACGACCTTCGATCTTATTTATGATGCCCCCCACAACATGATTTGGAAGGAAGACAAAGATGGACACGAAACATACGTGCATCGCAAGGGAGCCTGTCCGGCGCGTGGTTACGATGCGATGGCTGACACACCGTTTGCCCATTACGGCGAACCTGTCTTGGTCCCTGGTTCGATGGGGGCGAGTAGCTATTTGTTGGCAGGTAATGGATTCGCCGGTACCAATCAAAGTGCCGCTCATGGAGCGGGTAGGGCCGTTTCGCGGGGTGCGTCGATGAAAGGGTTTGAACGTGAGTTTGAGGCATTCATGCGTCAGTTCCGTGTGGTGACACCCGTCGATTTTCGTCGCCAGGAAATCAGCCAAAGACGCGATATCATGCAAAAGAAGCTCGCTGAACTTCGGCAGGAGGCCCCTTTTGCTTACAAAGGAATTGGACCGGTGATTGAGACAATCAAAGACGCCGGCATGGCGCGACCGGTCGCCGAGTTACGGCCAATCATGACTGTGAAAGGATGA
- the panB gene encoding 3-methyl-2-oxobutanoate hydroxymethyltransferase, which yields MSTHPAKSARLTVPQFVARKTEGKRLTVLTAYDYPMARLIDEAGIDAILVGDTLSMVVQGHDSTIPVTLDEMIYHAKMVTRAVTNALVIVDMPFPSNLLGVHEAIRNAGRILKETGAQAVKLEGGADQAEVISGLVNAGIPVMAHIGLRPQLVHQMGGYKVQRDHERLMNDAQAAADAGAFSIVLECIPQEYAAEITKMIPIPTIGIGAGTSCDGQVLVLHDMLGLTSGHVPRFVKQYAGIGESITNAVRQYCEDVQKGEFPGPEHSFR from the coding sequence ATGTCCACGCACCCCGCGAAGAGTGCTCGACTGACCGTTCCTCAATTCGTTGCCCGAAAGACGGAAGGCAAAAGGCTAACGGTCCTTACTGCGTACGATTACCCAATGGCCCGTTTGATCGACGAAGCCGGAATCGACGCCATTCTGGTCGGAGATACCCTTTCGATGGTCGTTCAGGGGCATGATTCGACGATCCCGGTGACTCTGGATGAAATGATTTACCATGCCAAGATGGTCACCCGAGCGGTTACCAACGCCTTGGTCATCGTCGACATGCCGTTCCCCTCGAACCTGCTTGGCGTTCACGAAGCGATTCGTAACGCGGGTCGAATCTTGAAGGAAACGGGGGCCCAAGCGGTTAAGCTCGAAGGGGGCGCCGATCAAGCTGAGGTGATTTCAGGTCTGGTCAATGCGGGCATCCCCGTGATGGCCCACATTGGCCTTCGACCGCAACTTGTCCACCAGATGGGCGGTTACAAGGTTCAACGCGATCACGAACGCCTAATGAACGATGCTCAGGCCGCAGCGGATGCGGGTGCGTTTAGTATCGTCCTGGAATGTATCCCTCAGGAGTACGCTGCCGAGATTACAAAGATGATCCCCATTCCGACCATTGGAATTGGCGCTGGCACCTCCTGCGATGGCCAAGTCTTAGTGCTGCATGACATGCTTGGCCTCACCTCGGGGCATGTCCCTCGCTTCGTGAAGCAGTATGCCGGTATCGGCGAGTCGATTACCAACGCCGTCCGCCAATATTGCGAAGACGTTCAAAAGGGGGAATTCCCTGGGCCGGAACATTCGTTCCGCTAA